One Verrucomicrobiaceae bacterium genomic window carries:
- the ccsA gene encoding cytochrome c biogenesis protein CcsA: protein MNRILHLITLALSVASLTAQEAPKATPESGGLVPAQEAPANQARRRTLLPSGGGVVPASENKPAEDPRRRAIIPASSATSRLPSLDLLRDKEVVDTFAAIPVQESGRIKPLENIASYRLLKFRARRSIWLTDTGEMEGKPLIDPATQKPIEREPGKPMKLSAMEWLLMSWFRPDIAKTVPLFKVDNSSAITELGLTAKAKRDQYTSAEIEPARQTLMDKMAEYREIPAKKQSPEQRMIVQLAANYLDYEMITGHFDFVRSPVGKNESALPAGVEKPLRLSKSLNVLAADIRKGDVPPMQKPWFRSFGQGALGAMMSGNSEQQLRIFPPAAKEDEQWHGPGEIIFSTINSDKEATPEQLAWLADYENIFLALPDAEKFKSTAKALLTKIQDAAKARGEGKYIALERHAMKADYFFYAQWLFLVGLVLVALTWIAPESGFGRIAKIGAWLLLLAATGYAVTGVVVRCIIMQRPPITTLYETILFIGSSVALFGLLAEWMTKRGLGLLVAAIGGTACMFLAIQFEASEATDTLQQLQAVLITNFWLSTHVPLINLGYAACMVAALISMIYFAQRLFGKIGPKSDDGRFLTRVAYGFICAGLFLSLVGTVLGGIWANYSWGRFWGWDPKENGALMICLMCLVILHARLGGYIREVGLHCCNLALGCIVIFSWFGVNQLGVGLHAYGFTDGIWPKIYWYWVSQAALMLYGLILAWSDRTKRAATEKESLA, encoded by the coding sequence ATGAATCGCATCCTTCATCTTATCACCCTTGCCCTATCCGTCGCTTCCCTGACGGCGCAGGAGGCACCTAAAGCGACTCCTGAGTCTGGTGGTCTCGTGCCAGCTCAGGAAGCCCCGGCCAATCAGGCCAGGAGGCGGACACTCCTCCCCTCAGGCGGCGGCGTGGTCCCGGCATCAGAAAACAAGCCCGCAGAGGATCCGCGCCGTCGCGCCATCATTCCAGCATCTTCAGCTACCTCCAGACTGCCCTCACTCGATCTCCTGCGTGACAAGGAAGTGGTGGACACCTTCGCCGCGATCCCGGTGCAGGAGTCAGGGCGGATCAAGCCTCTGGAAAACATCGCCAGCTATCGGCTGCTGAAGTTCCGCGCCCGGCGCAGCATCTGGCTGACCGACACGGGTGAGATGGAGGGGAAACCTTTGATCGACCCGGCCACGCAAAAGCCCATCGAGAGGGAACCAGGCAAGCCCATGAAGCTTAGTGCGATGGAATGGCTCCTCATGAGCTGGTTCCGCCCCGACATCGCCAAAACGGTGCCGCTTTTCAAAGTGGATAACTCCTCCGCCATCACGGAGCTGGGCCTCACCGCCAAAGCCAAGCGCGATCAATACACCTCCGCCGAGATCGAGCCCGCACGGCAGACGCTGATGGACAAAATGGCCGAGTATCGCGAAATCCCAGCCAAAAAGCAGTCCCCCGAGCAGCGCATGATTGTGCAGCTCGCGGCGAACTACCTGGACTATGAAATGATCACCGGGCACTTCGATTTTGTGCGATCGCCTGTGGGTAAAAACGAATCAGCCCTGCCCGCAGGAGTCGAAAAGCCGCTACGCCTTTCCAAAAGCCTGAATGTGCTCGCTGCCGACATTCGCAAAGGCGACGTGCCTCCGATGCAGAAGCCGTGGTTCCGCTCTTTTGGCCAAGGAGCTCTCGGTGCGATGATGAGTGGCAATTCAGAGCAACAACTGCGCATCTTCCCGCCCGCAGCCAAAGAGGATGAACAATGGCATGGACCAGGTGAAATCATTTTCAGCACCATCAACAGCGACAAAGAAGCCACGCCAGAACAACTCGCGTGGCTAGCAGACTATGAAAACATCTTCCTCGCACTCCCAGATGCCGAGAAATTCAAATCCACAGCCAAAGCGCTGCTCACAAAAATCCAAGATGCAGCAAAGGCACGCGGTGAGGGGAAGTACATCGCACTGGAGCGGCATGCGATGAAGGCGGACTACTTTTTCTATGCGCAGTGGCTTTTCCTCGTGGGGCTGGTGCTGGTGGCGCTGACGTGGATCGCGCCAGAGTCGGGTTTCGGACGGATCGCAAAGATCGGCGCCTGGCTGCTGCTGCTGGCGGCCACGGGCTATGCGGTGACGGGTGTGGTGGTGCGCTGCATCATCATGCAGCGTCCTCCCATCACCACGCTGTATGAGACGATCCTCTTCATCGGCTCCTCCGTGGCGCTATTTGGCCTGCTGGCGGAGTGGATGACCAAACGCGGCCTGGGACTGCTGGTGGCAGCCATCGGCGGCACGGCATGCATGTTCCTCGCGATCCAATTTGAGGCCAGCGAGGCCACAGATACCCTCCAGCAGCTCCAGGCAGTGCTGATCACGAATTTCTGGCTCTCCACCCATGTGCCGCTGATCAATCTGGGTTACGCGGCCTGCATGGTCGCGGCGCTGATTTCGATGATCTACTTCGCCCAGCGGCTTTTTGGCAAAATCGGCCCGAAGAGCGATGACGGACGCTTTTTGACCCGTGTGGCTTATGGCTTCATTTGCGCCGGATTGTTCCTCTCGCTGGTGGGGACTGTTTTGGGCGGTATTTGGGCCAATTATAGCTGGGGCCGCTTCTGGGGCTGGGACCCGAAGGAGAATGGTGCGCTCATGATCTGCCTCATGTGCCTCGTGATCCTGCATGCCCGCCTCGGTGGCTACATCCGTGAGGTAGGGCTGCACTGCTGCAATCTGGCTCTGGGCTGCATCGTGATCTTTTCATGGTTCGGCGTGAATCAGCTCGGTGTGGGCTTGCACGCCTATGGCTTTACCGATGGCATCTGGCCGAAAATTTATTGGTACTGGGTCTCCCAGGCCGCGCTGATGCTCTACGGGTTGATTTTGGCCTGGTCGGACCGCACCAAGCGTGCTGCGACGGAGAAAGAGAGCCTTGCGTGA
- a CDS encoding cytochrome c biogenesis protein ResB, producing MSSPTPSPLAKLIAFLSSFGLATVALALLLLITFLGTLEQAEYGLVASQARYFESFFVDRIDVAACLRALSITDLGKFSVPVTIMPGGYTLMTILFVNMLLGGLIRIRKSPKTIGVVISHFGILFMIASGAVTYHFATEGILNLREGETGDEFQSFHDRVIEIEKAPADDKAKRSALVIDESSYRDLEPGKGRTFTHESLPFDLMITGWKRHAQPRRDKDGSRSDAVDGYFIQEISVLDETGSAQADEQLSSACVAIVKDKKTGAEQKGILWEFAAAPWTVTVGTEKYLIDLRRRSFRLPFALKLDKTEQEKHPGTERARRFTSWVTKLTEGREEKRVVTMNEPVRGGGYAVFQQSFDDGSRSRSGVKSSGFQIVENPSDHWPLISCIIVAEGLLLHFLMMLARFIKVEPWKFSIGLILTFNAAFALAMWKLL from the coding sequence GTGTCCTCGCCCACTCCATCTCCTCTCGCGAAACTCATCGCCTTCCTCTCCAGTTTCGGACTCGCGACTGTCGCACTCGCCTTGCTCCTACTCATCACCTTCCTCGGCACGCTGGAGCAGGCGGAGTATGGACTGGTGGCAAGCCAAGCTCGGTATTTTGAATCCTTTTTCGTCGATCGGATCGACGTGGCGGCTTGCTTGCGGGCCTTGTCGATCACGGACTTGGGGAAATTCTCCGTGCCCGTTACCATCATGCCCGGCGGCTACACGCTGATGACAATTTTGTTCGTGAACATGCTGCTCGGGGGCCTGATCCGCATCCGCAAGTCGCCCAAGACCATCGGTGTGGTAATCTCGCACTTCGGCATCCTCTTCATGATCGCCTCCGGCGCGGTGACGTATCACTTTGCCACCGAGGGCATTCTCAATCTGCGTGAGGGCGAGACGGGTGATGAGTTCCAGAGCTTCCATGACCGCGTGATCGAGATCGAAAAAGCTCCTGCGGATGACAAAGCGAAGCGTAGCGCCCTGGTGATCGACGAATCGAGCTACCGCGACCTGGAGCCAGGCAAGGGCCGCACCTTCACGCACGAGAGCCTGCCGTTTGATCTCATGATCACGGGCTGGAAGCGCCATGCGCAGCCCCGCCGCGACAAAGACGGCAGCCGCAGCGATGCCGTGGATGGTTATTTCATCCAAGAAATCAGTGTGCTGGATGAAACAGGCTCCGCACAAGCCGATGAGCAGCTCTCCAGCGCCTGTGTGGCCATCGTGAAGGACAAAAAGACCGGCGCGGAGCAGAAAGGCATCCTGTGGGAGTTCGCCGCTGCGCCGTGGACCGTGACAGTGGGCACGGAGAAATATCTGATCGATCTACGCCGCCGCAGCTTCCGCCTGCCCTTTGCCCTGAAGCTGGACAAGACCGAGCAGGAAAAACACCCCGGCACCGAGCGTGCACGGCGCTTCACCAGTTGGGTGACAAAGCTCACCGAAGGCCGCGAAGAGAAACGCGTGGTGACAATGAATGAGCCTGTGCGCGGCGGTGGCTACGCCGTGTTCCAGCAGAGCTTTGATGATGGCAGCCGTAGCCGCAGTGGCGTGAAGAGCAGCGGCTTTCAGATCGTGGAGAATCCCTCGGATCACTGGCCGCTCATCTCCTGCATCATCGTCGCGGAAGGCCTGCTGCTGCATTTCCTCATGATGCTGGCCCGCTTCATCAAAGTGGAGCCCTGGAAATTCTCCATCGGCCTCATCCTCACCTTCAATGCCGCCTTCGCCCTCGCGATGTGGAAGCTGCTCTGA
- a CDS encoding tetratricopeptide repeat protein yields MTKRLFTPKTPSMHTEPPAAVTAERGDPAPAFRTPWRIHLLIAAVMGGLCACLYGWTADFPFLFDDIVYMTKNKLFMEARSLPYLTDFTAFATWPGKNWEDPDLALNIIMRPAAYLSLHLNYMLDGFQPRWFRVGNMALHAANGWLLYWLVMLSGRSLVEKGLLRAQSARFIAVGASLLFLVHPLATESVTYVIQRFTSMATFFILACLVLHLHSIAVESRSKRAWWRAAAVLCALLGMQTKETAVTVPLLAVLVHWQLLGAGLRRALWSGLPLLLCLPLVPALVWKTSGAIHGGDWDLLTALNIVNYKNAPLPVLTYFITQITVVADYVRLLLWPSGQNALPDPPVYSTLWNARVLICAAALACLPGLTWLVRRSQGGEGHGRLMVVGVLWFFATISVSSSVVPLPDLMAEHRVYLPSIGIFIFIAALLDRLVEKSRIQEVMGSRLRYGFVGAAAACLAVATCQRNEIWRDEISLWGDTVAKSPGKFVAWTNLGLAQGEANMKEAALKSLNKAVECDPNLFFPRYNRALLYAYMERWRDCVDECKRIVVHPPRNENDIIVYSYLGFASTRLGRLNEGEKWMRKVLRYDPDHFFSHKVLGIIYFEKKYVSQARRCLLRANQLSPGDPLVAEVLAACP; encoded by the coding sequence ATGACCAAGAGACTATTCACCCCAAAAACGCCCTCGATGCACACCGAGCCTCCGGCTGCGGTCACTGCGGAGAGGGGTGATCCGGCTCCGGCATTTCGCACGCCATGGCGCATCCATTTGCTGATAGCCGCAGTGATGGGGGGACTCTGTGCATGCCTGTATGGCTGGACCGCAGACTTCCCATTCCTTTTCGATGACATCGTCTACATGACGAAGAATAAGCTCTTCATGGAGGCACGGTCGCTGCCGTATTTGACGGACTTTACGGCCTTTGCCACCTGGCCTGGAAAGAACTGGGAAGACCCCGATCTGGCGCTGAACATCATCATGCGGCCTGCGGCCTATCTATCCCTGCATCTCAATTACATGCTGGATGGATTTCAGCCACGGTGGTTCCGAGTGGGGAATATGGCGCTCCACGCGGCCAATGGTTGGCTGCTCTACTGGCTGGTGATGCTGTCCGGGCGCAGCCTGGTGGAAAAAGGCCTGCTGCGGGCTCAATCAGCGCGGTTCATCGCGGTGGGAGCCTCACTGCTTTTCCTGGTGCACCCATTGGCGACAGAGTCCGTGACGTACGTCATTCAGCGCTTCACCTCGATGGCGACATTTTTCATACTGGCATGTCTGGTTTTGCATCTTCACTCCATTGCAGTGGAGAGCAGGAGTAAACGAGCCTGGTGGCGTGCTGCGGCTGTGCTGTGTGCGCTTTTAGGCATGCAGACCAAGGAGACCGCCGTGACCGTCCCTCTGCTGGCGGTGCTTGTGCATTGGCAACTGCTGGGAGCTGGATTGCGGAGGGCACTTTGGAGCGGCCTTCCGCTGCTGCTTTGTCTGCCGCTGGTGCCTGCATTGGTATGGAAGACATCTGGAGCGATCCATGGAGGAGACTGGGACCTGCTGACGGCACTAAACATCGTGAACTACAAAAATGCGCCGCTGCCGGTGCTGACCTACTTCATCACACAGATCACGGTGGTGGCAGACTATGTGCGCCTGCTGCTGTGGCCGAGTGGGCAGAATGCGCTGCCTGATCCGCCCGTGTATTCCACGCTGTGGAATGCCCGGGTGCTCATCTGTGCGGCGGCGCTGGCATGTTTGCCTGGGCTCACCTGGCTGGTGCGCCGCTCCCAGGGTGGGGAAGGACATGGTCGGCTCATGGTGGTGGGAGTGCTGTGGTTTTTTGCGACTATTTCGGTGAGCTCCAGCGTGGTGCCACTGCCTGATCTGATGGCAGAGCACCGCGTCTATTTGCCATCCATCGGCATTTTCATTTTCATCGCTGCCTTGCTCGATCGCTTGGTGGAAAAATCGCGAATTCAAGAGGTCATGGGGAGCCGACTGCGATATGGATTCGTGGGTGCGGCTGCCGCATGCCTCGCGGTGGCGACCTGCCAAAGGAACGAAATCTGGCGTGATGAAATCTCGCTGTGGGGAGATACCGTCGCCAAGAGCCCTGGGAAATTCGTCGCGTGGACAAATTTAGGATTGGCCCAAGGCGAGGCAAATATGAAAGAGGCGGCACTCAAAAGCCTGAACAAAGCGGTGGAGTGCGATCCCAACTTATTTTTTCCCAGATACAATCGGGCGCTGCTCTACGCCTATATGGAGCGGTGGCGGGATTGTGTGGATGAGTGCAAGCGCATCGTCGTGCATCCGCCACGTAATGAAAATGACATCATTGTTTATTCCTATCTTGGCTTTGCCTCGACACGGCTAGGGCGGCTCAATGAAGGGGAAAAGTGGATGCGGAAAGTCTTGCGCTACGATCCAGATCATTTCTTCTCCCACAAGGTGCTGGGAATCATTTACTTCGAAAAGAAGTACGTTTCACAAGCCCGGCGCTGCCTACTCCGCGCCAATCAGCTCTCTCCTGGGGACCCGCTCGTCGCGGAGGTGCTGGCGGCATGTCCTTGA
- a CDS encoding PSD1 domain-containing protein, which yields MKVLSALLTFFLATTLHAADAPGAAAHAGIPADQLAFFEKNIRPVLVQQCYKCHSAESEKLKGGLTLDTREGTLLGGESGHPGVTPGNLAESSIYEAILWQNEDMQMPPKQKLPAEVIAHFRQWIEMGAPDPRESKMATAATGGKRSINIDEGRKHWAFQKPVKTAPPAVKGTNWPKSDIDRFILAGLEKAGLQPTGDADAATLLRRISFDLTGLPPTPDEVKAFLADTSPDAVKRVIDMYLDSEHYGVKWARHWLDVARYAESSGKDSNVLYPHAWRYRDYVIDSFKKDKPYDQFLKEQIAGDLMKWKTKQEQAEKIVATGFLAVGSKGHNQRDKRQFQLDLVDEQIDAVSQSMLGLTLACARCHDHKFDPVTQRDYYALAGIFLSSETLYGTYSQIQNQNPGTLIELDREADQVAALAKLSPTEVSQLKKRYEEALAASNKIRDEVRSMSAQERSTQTAQNFLRIRSSFDRADGMKADADLFYDDGTPKTLAMGVLDRPAPINSPILIRGELKQPGEIVPRGLIEVLCAKDEPRNIAQGSGRLDLAFWIASKENPLTARVMVNRIWLKLMGSGLVATPDNFGVMGQKPTHPELLDYLAVRFMENGWSIKQLIREIMLSRVYQMSSTHQVANFAADPDNKLHWRMNQRRLDAEEIRDAMLAVAGVINFYPTDGSPVARAEEGRAGIINLLREVNSRPQFYRSVYLPIIRDQIPEFLTIFDFPDASLVAGDRDTTNVPSQSLFLMNNPQVQSLADAFAKRIGEYDGDPAAKLAFAYHLAFGRQPNAAEKSAIASFWNRFPQEVVKNKPILKDNLKSVSLAAFCQALFSSAEFRYLN from the coding sequence ATGAAGGTCCTGTCTGCCTTGCTCACATTCTTCCTCGCTACCACGCTGCATGCCGCTGATGCCCCTGGCGCTGCTGCGCATGCAGGTATCCCAGCGGACCAGCTCGCGTTCTTTGAGAAAAACATCCGGCCAGTGCTGGTGCAGCAGTGCTACAAATGCCACAGCGCTGAGTCAGAGAAGCTCAAGGGCGGTCTCACGCTCGATACACGCGAGGGGACGCTCCTCGGCGGCGAGAGCGGCCATCCTGGCGTCACGCCGGGAAATCTCGCCGAAAGCTCGATCTACGAGGCCATCCTCTGGCAAAACGAAGACATGCAGATGCCTCCGAAGCAAAAGCTGCCAGCGGAGGTCATTGCGCATTTTCGTCAATGGATCGAAATGGGAGCACCAGACCCCCGCGAGTCCAAAATGGCCACCGCAGCCACGGGCGGCAAACGCAGCATCAATATCGACGAAGGCCGCAAACACTGGGCCTTCCAAAAACCGGTCAAAACAGCTCCTCCAGCCGTCAAAGGCACCAATTGGCCCAAAAGCGACATCGACCGCTTCATCCTCGCGGGGCTGGAGAAAGCCGGTTTGCAGCCCACAGGCGATGCAGATGCCGCGACACTGCTGCGGCGCATTTCTTTCGATCTCACAGGCCTCCCGCCGACGCCTGATGAGGTGAAGGCCTTCCTCGCAGACACCTCCCCTGATGCAGTGAAGCGTGTGATCGACATGTACCTCGATAGCGAGCATTACGGCGTCAAATGGGCACGGCACTGGCTGGATGTGGCCCGTTATGCAGAGAGTAGCGGCAAGGACAGCAACGTGCTCTACCCGCACGCCTGGCGCTACCGTGACTACGTCATCGACAGCTTCAAAAAGGACAAGCCGTATGACCAATTCCTCAAAGAACAAATCGCTGGCGATTTGATGAAGTGGAAAACCAAGCAAGAGCAGGCGGAGAAGATCGTCGCCACTGGATTCCTCGCTGTCGGTAGCAAAGGCCACAACCAGCGTGATAAGCGCCAGTTCCAGCTCGACCTCGTCGATGAGCAGATCGATGCCGTATCGCAGTCCATGCTGGGGCTCACGCTGGCCTGCGCACGCTGTCACGATCATAAATTCGACCCCGTGACCCAGCGTGACTACTATGCTCTAGCGGGCATCTTCCTCAGCAGTGAGACGCTTTACGGCACCTACAGCCAGATCCAGAATCAAAACCCCGGCACGCTCATCGAGCTCGATCGCGAGGCTGATCAAGTCGCCGCTTTGGCCAAACTCAGCCCCACAGAGGTCTCGCAGCTCAAAAAGCGCTACGAAGAAGCCCTCGCCGCCTCGAACAAAATCCGCGATGAAGTCCGCAGCATGTCTGCGCAGGAGCGGAGCACTCAGACAGCGCAGAATTTTCTGCGCATCCGCAGCTCCTTTGATCGTGCGGATGGGATGAAGGCGGATGCAGATCTGTTCTATGACGACGGCACACCCAAGACACTCGCCATGGGCGTGCTGGATCGCCCCGCTCCGATCAATAGCCCCATCCTCATCCGTGGGGAGCTCAAGCAGCCCGGTGAAATCGTCCCACGCGGCCTGATCGAAGTCCTCTGTGCCAAAGACGAGCCACGGAACATCGCGCAGGGCAGTGGCAGGCTCGATCTCGCTTTCTGGATCGCGTCCAAAGAGAATCCGCTCACCGCCCGCGTGATGGTCAATCGCATCTGGCTCAAGCTCATGGGCTCTGGACTCGTCGCGACGCCGGACAACTTCGGCGTCATGGGGCAGAAGCCCACGCACCCGGAGCTGCTCGATTATCTGGCCGTCCGCTTCATGGAAAACGGCTGGAGCATCAAGCAGCTCATTCGTGAGATCATGCTCAGTCGTGTTTACCAGATGAGCAGCACGCACCAGGTGGCCAATTTCGCTGCTGATCCAGATAATAAGCTGCATTGGCGCATGAATCAGCGTCGCCTCGATGCGGAGGAGATCCGTGATGCCATGCTCGCCGTCGCTGGAGTGATCAATTTTTATCCCACCGATGGATCGCCCGTCGCTCGTGCCGAGGAAGGCCGCGCAGGCATCATCAATCTGCTGCGTGAGGTGAACTCCCGGCCACAGTTTTACCGCAGCGTCTATCTGCCGATCATTCGTGATCAGATCCCCGAGTTCTTGACCATCTTTGACTTCCCAGATGCCAGCCTCGTCGCAGGAGATCGCGACACGACAAATGTGCCCTCGCAGAGTCTCTTCCTCATGAATAATCCGCAGGTCCAAAGCCTAGCGGATGCCTTTGCGAAGCGCATTGGCGAATATGATGGCGATCCCGCCGCCAAGCTCGCATTCGCTTACCATCTGGCCTTTGGCCGCCAGCCGAACGCAGCGGAAAAGAGTGCCATCGCCAGCTTCTGGAATCGCTTTCCGCAAGAGGTGGTCAAAAACAAACCGATCCTCAAAGACAATCTCAAAAGCGTCTCCCTTGCGGCCTTCTGTCAGGCGCTGTTCTCGAGCGCAGAGTTTCGCTATTTGAACTGA
- a CDS encoding DUF1501 domain-containing protein: protein MNSTSHPFSRRAALKYSSSGFGYMAFSALSTWAAEQSGVQHGPLAAKQPHFTPRAKHVIFLCMQGAPSHVDTFDYKPKLIADAGKTAPAAAGGRGQAKLMAPQWEFQRRGKSGLWISDLWPNLAKQADDLCILNSMATDVPAHPQAFSQLHTGTAQFIRPSLGAWTLYGLGTQNQNLPGFVTINPPANATRSFGSAFLPAIYQGTKVGGGSIPGLPQALARRFGGGTEQATVANIKNNRLPTEAQREQLDLVQALNQATMQQSGGVSAEVEGVIESYELAFRMQAEVPKVMDLAKETAATKALYGIGDDETDTFGKQCLMARKFVEAGVRFIEITHGNWDHHLNLKASLERNCTQVDKPIAGLLADLRARGLLKDTLVIWGGEFGRTPHSQGDDGRDHNHKGFSMWMAGGGVKGGMNYGLTDDHGYEAVHNKMHIHDWHATVLALMGLDHERLTFRYAGRDFRLTDVHGTVAKEIFA from the coding sequence ATGAACTCGACCTCTCATCCCTTCTCGCGACGAGCAGCACTCAAATACTCTTCGAGCGGCTTTGGCTACATGGCTTTTTCTGCACTCTCGACTTGGGCTGCGGAGCAATCAGGCGTCCAGCATGGGCCACTCGCTGCCAAACAGCCACATTTCACCCCCAGGGCAAAGCATGTCATCTTCCTCTGCATGCAGGGAGCCCCATCGCATGTCGATACCTTTGACTACAAGCCGAAACTCATCGCCGATGCAGGCAAAACCGCCCCTGCCGCAGCGGGTGGTCGCGGGCAGGCAAAGCTGATGGCTCCACAGTGGGAATTCCAGCGCCGTGGGAAGAGCGGACTGTGGATTTCTGACCTCTGGCCAAATCTAGCCAAGCAGGCCGATGATCTCTGCATCCTCAATTCGATGGCTACTGATGTCCCCGCGCATCCGCAGGCCTTTTCGCAGCTCCACACCGGCACGGCGCAGTTCATCCGGCCATCTCTCGGGGCGTGGACGCTTTATGGACTCGGCACACAGAACCAGAACCTGCCGGGTTTTGTGACGATCAATCCGCCAGCCAATGCCACACGCAGCTTTGGCAGCGCCTTCCTGCCCGCGATCTACCAGGGCACCAAAGTAGGCGGTGGCAGCATCCCCGGACTGCCACAGGCACTCGCACGACGCTTCGGCGGCGGCACGGAGCAGGCCACCGTCGCGAACATCAAAAACAACCGCCTTCCCACCGAGGCGCAGCGTGAGCAGCTCGATCTCGTGCAGGCACTCAATCAAGCCACCATGCAGCAAAGCGGTGGCGTGAGTGCTGAAGTGGAAGGCGTCATCGAGAGCTACGAACTGGCCTTTCGCATGCAGGCAGAGGTGCCAAAGGTCATGGACCTCGCGAAGGAAACTGCCGCCACCAAGGCACTCTACGGCATCGGCGACGACGAAACGGACACCTTTGGCAAGCAGTGCCTCATGGCGCGGAAATTCGTCGAGGCCGGTGTGCGCTTCATCGAGATCACCCATGGCAACTGGGACCATCATTTGAATCTCAAAGCCTCCCTGGAGCGCAACTGCACCCAGGTGGACAAACCCATCGCTGGCCTATTGGCCGATCTGAGAGCACGCGGCCTGCTGAAAGACACGCTCGTCATCTGGGGCGGAGAATTCGGCCGCACCCCGCACTCCCAGGGCGATGATGGACGCGATCATAATCACAAAGGCTTCAGCATGTGGATGGCCGGCGGTGGTGTGAAAGGCGGCATGAACTACGGCCTCACCGACGACCACGGCTACGAAGCCGTGCACAACAAAATGCACATCCACGACTGGCATGCCACCGTGCTCGCCCTCATGGGCCTAGATCACGAAAGGCTGACTTTCCGCTACGCAGGCCGCGATTTCCGCCTCACCGATGTGCACGGCACCGTGGCGAAGGAAATCTTCGCGTAA
- a CDS encoding tetratricopeptide repeat protein, with product MITWLLSKAHNRRGDCLLLYGRAQDALDAYEAALAITPDDDYVLYNRARAHLALGNPTAAKTDLNAVLDSKTSQPGARKLATKELEKLK from the coding sequence TTGATAACGTGGCTACTTAGCAAAGCACACAACCGCCGTGGAGACTGCCTCCTGCTCTACGGCCGTGCACAGGACGCCCTGGATGCCTATGAAGCCGCGCTCGCTATCACACCAGATGATGACTACGTCCTCTACAACCGCGCCCGCGCCCACCTAGCCCTAGGAAACCCCACCGCCGCGAAAACCGACCTCAACGCCGTCCTCGACTCCAAAACCAGCCAACCCGGCGCACGCAAACTCGCGACCAAGGAACTGGAAAAGCTGAAGTAA